One genomic region from Epinephelus fuscoguttatus linkage group LG8, E.fuscoguttatus.final_Chr_v1 encodes:
- the LOC125893328 gene encoding zinc finger protein 516-like isoform X1 has product MNTRERVEMMETRAGVQKEKLIGDQVNPGKEVEGEDDKIPGSFDCNVCGRSFPFLSSLSQHMRRHTGARPYKCPYCDHRASQKGNLKVHIRSHKLGTLSTHHSNEDVEGGAEEEEMSVSEGLDGGTSPTKSSSACNRMINGDSGEESRRKVPGRSMKREKSVTDQRPYCCRLCGYEAQREDQLLSHIEKVHITADAEEETPVKEEAVPEPDAIQPQSDGTFPCETCGQVFSQAWFLKSHMKKHAGILDHCCRICGRRFREAWFLKSHMKTHNTKSRSRSKADSTEHPATINDVAQDPEIVTGSVTSIYQMCSKCGNLFHNKESLRAHDKIHSFGYGRKSQSQCSLSDDEDSPAAKRRYLDYLNLQPVVKTLDEEEENEKKMLGQRIPELDPVCSYQAWQLATKGRVVEPVEQSYKASCGGGSMGEEALAGAAVVFEKESSRYVLQGQEKRSSGRRSSSGLGSHASSGDRTPESLSDSEYRPSSRQDRRRPSSSKSNECFECGKVFRSRHQMMVHQRVHRKDGGRASVGDKERTARDERWGSTSDPESGSPSRPSTPGYGDSPPASTLGDQASEMGTANSGEIADEKPYICSLCDFVTTELQAYLTHVRVQHPAAPGDRPSPIPSPSSSSDRGTPSGYPKLKKALLQGLNNSASPPAYLSARSSQLNPSLTPVDLCVRAEGCRGIISLTQDRKSLPSHKCSFCSHSTRYPEVLWMHQTVAHRINSSSSNLAPKWALKNNSKGSRDSLLSFKRRTGPPPVLEGKECPPLPPLMRAQRTRPPTYSSEVLKKSRPASQATMPSSSSSSLSSSSSTPSSSFSRGSSSTSGNQAARVPVRPSSSSNSSSSSSSVRHMEDQSHQSRFRPKVDMYPRGGSSSSSSSLEKSTATLSRSSVPSPSSATASRVSDRYLMPQEGLGFMLSSKHGLAEYSRARGSPHQPLPNSHSQNRANATRPSTITHSSTAGHNYGASQAHGGTLLNSSSSSSSSLPSETRGDVKQEQIAETPEMPTDILSFLKNYNPHELAALYHRWGAANALLDPTGMLRSLMRQGQYFCQECGKSFSQPSHLRTHMRSHTGERPFCCQLCPYRASQKGNLKTHVQSVHHMPFDNSQYPDTRSLLLSQEEQGALAAKHPPTPQKQ; this is encoded by the exons ATGAATACTAGAGAGCGTGTGGAGATGATGGAGACACGGGCGGGAGTTCAGAAGGAGAAGCTGATTGGAGACCAGGTCAACCCTGGTAAAGAGGTTGAGGGTGAGGATGACAAAATCCCTGGGTCTTTCGACTGCAACGTTTGTGGACGCAGCTTCCCGTTCCTCAGCTCTTTGTCGCAACATATGAGACGCCACACTGGTGCGCGCCCTTACAAATGCCCTTACTGTGACCACAGGGCCTCTCAGAAGGGCAACCTCAAAGTTCACATCCGCAGCCACAAACTGGGCACGCTCTCTACCCACCACTCCAATGAGGACGTAGAGGGtggtgcagaggaggaggagatgagtgTTTCAGAGGGTCTTGATGGAGGTACGAGTCCAACTAAGAGCAGCTCAGCCTGTAACCGGATGATCAATGGGGATAGTGGTGAGGAGAGTCGGAGGAAAGTGCCTGGGAGGAGCATGAAAAGAGAGAAGTCTGTTACCGACCAGAGGCCTTACTGTTGCCGACTGTGTGGCTACGAGGCCCAACGAGAAGATCAGCTCCTGAGCCATATTGAAAAGGTCCACATAACAGCAGACGCAGAGGAGGAGACCCCTGTCAAGGAAGAGGCTGTGCCTGAACCTGATGCCATCCAACCCCAGAGTGATGGGACCTTCCCCTGCGAGACTTGTGGCCAGGTCTTTTCCCAGGCCTGGTTTCTCAAGTCACACATGAAGAAACATGCAGGGATTCTTGACCACTGCTGTCGGATTTGTGGAAGACGGTTCCGTGAAGCTTGGTTTCTCAAATCACACATGAAAACGCACAACACCAAATCCAGGTCACGGTCAAAAGCAGATTCCACTGAGCATCCTGCCACCATCAATGACGTTGCCCAGGATCCTGAAATTGTCACAGGCTCTGTTACATCCATCTATCAAATGTGTTCCAAATGTGGAAACCTATTTCATAACAAGGAGAGCCTGAGGGCCCATGATAAAATCCATAGTTTCGGCTACGGCAGGAAATCCCAGAGCCAGTGCAGTCTCAGTGATGATGAGGACTCACCAGCTGCAAAGAGACGTTACCTTGACTACTTAAACCTTCAACCTGTTGTGAAGACCctggatgaagaggaggagaatgaGAAGAAGATGCTAGGTCAAAGAATCCCTGAGTTAGATCCAGTTTGCAGCTACCAGGCCTGGCAATTAGCTACTAAAGGAAGGGTTGTTGAGCCAGTGGAGCAGAGTTACAAAGCCTCCTGTGGGGGAGGAAGTATGGGAGAGGAGGCTCTCgctggagctgctgttgtttttgagAAAGAGAGCAGCCGTTATGTCCTGCAAGGTCAAGAGAAACGCAGCTCCGGGCGCCGCAGCAGCTCTGGTTTGGGAAGCCATGCTTCTTCAGGGGATCGCACACCAGAGAGCCTCAGCGACTCTGAGTACCGGCCTTCGTCTCGCCAGGACCGACGGCGACCATCTTCCTCCAAGTCTAATGAATGCTTTGAGTGTGGGAAGGTGTTTCGCAGTCGTCATCAGATGATGGTTCACCAGCGAGTCCACAGGAAGGATGGAGGTCGAGCATCCGTGGGAGACAAGGAAAGAACTGCAAGAGACGAGAGATGGGGCTCCACCAGCGACCCTGAGTCAGGCTCCCCTAGCCGCCCCAGCACCCCGGGGTATGGAGACTCTCCACCAGCATCTACCCTTGGAGACCAGGCCTCAGAGATGGGTACTGCAAATTCTGGAGAGATTGCAG ATGAGAAGCCTTACATCTGCAGCCTCTGTGACTTTGTCACCACAGAGTTGCAGGCCTACTTGACTCATGTTCGTGTCCAACACCCGGCTGCCCCCGGAGACAGACCCAGCCCAATACCCAGCCCGAGCTCCAGCTCGGACAGAGGCACCCCAAGTGGATATCCCAAGCTGAAGAAAGCTCTTCTCCAGGGGTTGAACAACTCTGCATCCCCTCCAGCTTACCTTTCAGCTCGATCCTCCCAGCTCAATCCCAGTTTGACCCCTGTGGATCTATGTGTGAGGGCTGAGGGCTGCAGGGGCATAATCTCTCTAACCCAAGACAGAAAGAGCCTCCCTAGCCACAAGTGCTCTTTCTGCTCCCACTCCACTCGCTACCCTGAGGTACTCTGGATGCACCAGACTGTGGCTCACCGCATCAACAGCAGTAGCTCCAATCTGGCTCCTAAGTGGGCCCTGAAAAACAACTCCAAGGGCTCCAGAGACAGCTTACTATCCTTCAAGAGACGCACTGGTCCCCCGCCAGTTCTGGAAGGAAAGGAGTGTCCACCGCTGCCTCCGCTGATGCGTGCCCAACGTACCCGGCCCCCAACCTACTCCAGTGAGGTTCTAAAGAAGAGCAGGCCAGCCAGTCAGGCAACCatgccatcatcatcatcatcatcattatcatcatcatcctctaccccctcctcctcattcTCCAGGGGCTCCTCATCCACCTCAGGCAACCAAGCTGCAAGAGTCCCCGTCCggccaagcagcagcagcaacagcagcagcagcagcagcagtgtcagacacatGGAGGACCAGAGTCATCAGTCTCGCTTCAGACCCAAAGTGGACATGTATCCTCGGGGAGgctcatcatcttcctccagcTCTTTGGAGAAGAGCACTGCTACCCTCTCACGCTCCTCAGTCCCAAGCCCCAGCTCTGCGACTGCATCCCGTGTGTCTGACCGCTACTTAATGCCTCAAGAGGGCCTTGGCTTCATGCTGTCCAGCAAACATGGCCTTGCAGAGTACAGCCGAGCTAGGGGCTCCCCTCATCAGCCACTTCCCAACTCCCATAGCCAGAACCGGGCCAACGCTACGAGGCCCAGCACCATCACCCACAGCTCCACGGCAGGACACAACTACGGAGCCTCCCAGGCACATGGAGGCACTCTGCTGaattcttcctcctcctcctcttcctctttgccGTCAGAAACTCGTGGAGATGTGAAGCAGGAGCAAATTGCAGAGACACCTGAGATGCCAACTGACATCCTGAGCTTCCTCAAAAACTACAACCCCCATGAACTGGCTGCCCTTTACCACCGCTGGGGTGCAGCCAATGCGCTGCTGGATCCCACAG ggATGCTGCGGTCTCTGATGCGGCAGGGACAATATTTCTGTCAGGAGTGCGGGAAGAGTTTCAGTCAGCCCAGCCACCTGCGTACTCATATGAGATCCCATACAG GGGAGAGGCCATTCTGCTGCCAGCTCTGCCCATACCGAGCCTCTCAGAAAGGGAACCTAAAGACGCACGTCCAGAGTGTCCACCATATGCCTTTTGACAACAGCCAGTACCCAGACACAAGGAGCTTGTTGCTGAGCCAGGAGGAGCAAGGAGCGCTGGCTGCCAAACACCCACCAACCCCACAAAAACAGTAG
- the LOC125893328 gene encoding zinc finger protein 516-like isoform X2 has product MNTRERVEMMETRAGVQKEKLIGDQVNPGKEVEGEDDKIPGSFDCNVCGRSFPFLSSLSQHMRRHTGARPYKCPYCDHRASQKGNLKVHIRSHKLGTLSTHHSNEDVEGGAEEEEMSVSEGLDGGTSPTKSSSACNRMINGDSGEESRRKVPGRSMKREKSVTDQRPYCCRLCGYEAQREDQLLSHIEKVHITADAEEETPVKEEAVPEPDAIQPQSDGTFPCETCGQVFSQAWFLKSHMKKHAGILDHCCRICGRRFREAWFLKSHMKTHNTKSRSRSKADSTEHPATINDVAQDPEIVTGSVTSIYQMCSKCGNLFHNKESLRAHDKIHSFGYGRKSQSQCSLSDDEDSPAAKRRYLDYLNLQPVVKTLDEEEENEKKMLGQRIPELDPVCSYQAWQLATKGRVVEPVEQSYKASCGGGSMGEEALAGAAVVFEKESSRYVLQGQEKRSSGRRSSSGLGSHASSGDRTPESLSDSEYRPSSRQDRRRPSSSKSNECFECGKVFRSRHQMMVHQRVHRKDGGRASVGDKERTARDERWGSTSDPESGSPSRPSTPGYGDSPPASTLGDQASEMGTANSGEIADEKPYICSLCDFVTTELQAYLTHVRVQHPAAPGDRPSPIPSPSSSSDRGTPSGYPKLKKALLQGLNNSASPPAYLSARSSQLNPSLTPVDLCVRAEGCRGIISLTQDRKSLPSHKCSFCSHSTRYPEVLWMHQTVAHRINSSSSNLAPKWALKNNSKGSRDSLLSFKRRTGPPPVLEGKECPPLPPLMRAQRTRPPTYSSEVLKKSRPASQATMPSSSSSSLSSSSSTPSSSFSRGSSSTSGNQAARVPVRPSSSSNSSSSSSSVRHMEDQSHQSRFRPKVDMYPRGGSSSSSSSLEKSTATLSRSSVPSPSSATASRVSDRYLMPQEGLGFMLSSKHGLAEYSRARGSPHQPLPNSHSQNRANATRPSTITHSSTAGHNYGASQAHGGTLLNSSSSSSSSLPSETRGDVKQEQIAETPEMPTDILSFLKNYNPHELAALYHRWGAANALLDPTGMLRSLMRQGQYFCQECGKSFSQPSHLRTHMRSHTVGFDFNGLHRGTDAHTTASEAPKQGRGHSAASSAHTEPLRKGT; this is encoded by the exons ATGAATACTAGAGAGCGTGTGGAGATGATGGAGACACGGGCGGGAGTTCAGAAGGAGAAGCTGATTGGAGACCAGGTCAACCCTGGTAAAGAGGTTGAGGGTGAGGATGACAAAATCCCTGGGTCTTTCGACTGCAACGTTTGTGGACGCAGCTTCCCGTTCCTCAGCTCTTTGTCGCAACATATGAGACGCCACACTGGTGCGCGCCCTTACAAATGCCCTTACTGTGACCACAGGGCCTCTCAGAAGGGCAACCTCAAAGTTCACATCCGCAGCCACAAACTGGGCACGCTCTCTACCCACCACTCCAATGAGGACGTAGAGGGtggtgcagaggaggaggagatgagtgTTTCAGAGGGTCTTGATGGAGGTACGAGTCCAACTAAGAGCAGCTCAGCCTGTAACCGGATGATCAATGGGGATAGTGGTGAGGAGAGTCGGAGGAAAGTGCCTGGGAGGAGCATGAAAAGAGAGAAGTCTGTTACCGACCAGAGGCCTTACTGTTGCCGACTGTGTGGCTACGAGGCCCAACGAGAAGATCAGCTCCTGAGCCATATTGAAAAGGTCCACATAACAGCAGACGCAGAGGAGGAGACCCCTGTCAAGGAAGAGGCTGTGCCTGAACCTGATGCCATCCAACCCCAGAGTGATGGGACCTTCCCCTGCGAGACTTGTGGCCAGGTCTTTTCCCAGGCCTGGTTTCTCAAGTCACACATGAAGAAACATGCAGGGATTCTTGACCACTGCTGTCGGATTTGTGGAAGACGGTTCCGTGAAGCTTGGTTTCTCAAATCACACATGAAAACGCACAACACCAAATCCAGGTCACGGTCAAAAGCAGATTCCACTGAGCATCCTGCCACCATCAATGACGTTGCCCAGGATCCTGAAATTGTCACAGGCTCTGTTACATCCATCTATCAAATGTGTTCCAAATGTGGAAACCTATTTCATAACAAGGAGAGCCTGAGGGCCCATGATAAAATCCATAGTTTCGGCTACGGCAGGAAATCCCAGAGCCAGTGCAGTCTCAGTGATGATGAGGACTCACCAGCTGCAAAGAGACGTTACCTTGACTACTTAAACCTTCAACCTGTTGTGAAGACCctggatgaagaggaggagaatgaGAAGAAGATGCTAGGTCAAAGAATCCCTGAGTTAGATCCAGTTTGCAGCTACCAGGCCTGGCAATTAGCTACTAAAGGAAGGGTTGTTGAGCCAGTGGAGCAGAGTTACAAAGCCTCCTGTGGGGGAGGAAGTATGGGAGAGGAGGCTCTCgctggagctgctgttgtttttgagAAAGAGAGCAGCCGTTATGTCCTGCAAGGTCAAGAGAAACGCAGCTCCGGGCGCCGCAGCAGCTCTGGTTTGGGAAGCCATGCTTCTTCAGGGGATCGCACACCAGAGAGCCTCAGCGACTCTGAGTACCGGCCTTCGTCTCGCCAGGACCGACGGCGACCATCTTCCTCCAAGTCTAATGAATGCTTTGAGTGTGGGAAGGTGTTTCGCAGTCGTCATCAGATGATGGTTCACCAGCGAGTCCACAGGAAGGATGGAGGTCGAGCATCCGTGGGAGACAAGGAAAGAACTGCAAGAGACGAGAGATGGGGCTCCACCAGCGACCCTGAGTCAGGCTCCCCTAGCCGCCCCAGCACCCCGGGGTATGGAGACTCTCCACCAGCATCTACCCTTGGAGACCAGGCCTCAGAGATGGGTACTGCAAATTCTGGAGAGATTGCAG ATGAGAAGCCTTACATCTGCAGCCTCTGTGACTTTGTCACCACAGAGTTGCAGGCCTACTTGACTCATGTTCGTGTCCAACACCCGGCTGCCCCCGGAGACAGACCCAGCCCAATACCCAGCCCGAGCTCCAGCTCGGACAGAGGCACCCCAAGTGGATATCCCAAGCTGAAGAAAGCTCTTCTCCAGGGGTTGAACAACTCTGCATCCCCTCCAGCTTACCTTTCAGCTCGATCCTCCCAGCTCAATCCCAGTTTGACCCCTGTGGATCTATGTGTGAGGGCTGAGGGCTGCAGGGGCATAATCTCTCTAACCCAAGACAGAAAGAGCCTCCCTAGCCACAAGTGCTCTTTCTGCTCCCACTCCACTCGCTACCCTGAGGTACTCTGGATGCACCAGACTGTGGCTCACCGCATCAACAGCAGTAGCTCCAATCTGGCTCCTAAGTGGGCCCTGAAAAACAACTCCAAGGGCTCCAGAGACAGCTTACTATCCTTCAAGAGACGCACTGGTCCCCCGCCAGTTCTGGAAGGAAAGGAGTGTCCACCGCTGCCTCCGCTGATGCGTGCCCAACGTACCCGGCCCCCAACCTACTCCAGTGAGGTTCTAAAGAAGAGCAGGCCAGCCAGTCAGGCAACCatgccatcatcatcatcatcatcattatcatcatcatcctctaccccctcctcctcattcTCCAGGGGCTCCTCATCCACCTCAGGCAACCAAGCTGCAAGAGTCCCCGTCCggccaagcagcagcagcaacagcagcagcagcagcagcagtgtcagacacatGGAGGACCAGAGTCATCAGTCTCGCTTCAGACCCAAAGTGGACATGTATCCTCGGGGAGgctcatcatcttcctccagcTCTTTGGAGAAGAGCACTGCTACCCTCTCACGCTCCTCAGTCCCAAGCCCCAGCTCTGCGACTGCATCCCGTGTGTCTGACCGCTACTTAATGCCTCAAGAGGGCCTTGGCTTCATGCTGTCCAGCAAACATGGCCTTGCAGAGTACAGCCGAGCTAGGGGCTCCCCTCATCAGCCACTTCCCAACTCCCATAGCCAGAACCGGGCCAACGCTACGAGGCCCAGCACCATCACCCACAGCTCCACGGCAGGACACAACTACGGAGCCTCCCAGGCACATGGAGGCACTCTGCTGaattcttcctcctcctcctcttcctctttgccGTCAGAAACTCGTGGAGATGTGAAGCAGGAGCAAATTGCAGAGACACCTGAGATGCCAACTGACATCCTGAGCTTCCTCAAAAACTACAACCCCCATGAACTGGCTGCCCTTTACCACCGCTGGGGTGCAGCCAATGCGCTGCTGGATCCCACAG ggATGCTGCGGTCTCTGATGCGGCAGGGACAATATTTCTGTCAGGAGTGCGGGAAGAGTTTCAGTCAGCCCAGCCACCTGCGTACTCATATGAGATCCCATACAG TTGGGTTTGATTTTAACGGACTCCACAGAGGTACTGACGCTCACACCACCGCTTCTGAAGCTCCCAAACAA GGGAGAGGCCATTCTGCTGCCAGCTCTGCCCATACCGAGCCTCTCAGAAAGGGAACCTAA